In one Bacteroidota bacterium genomic region, the following are encoded:
- a CDS encoding NADP-dependent isocitrate dehydrogenase — MNKIKVANPVVELDGDEMTRIIWKFIKEKLILPYLDVDIKYYDLGMEYRDETNDQVTIDAANAIRQYGVGIKCATITPDEARVEEFKLKQMWKSPNGTIRNILDGTVFREPILCNNVPRLVPNWTAPICIGRHAFGDQYRATDFVTKGKGKLTVKFEGEDGQVIEHEVYNFKGDGVALTMYNTDESIIGFAHSCFNTALAKKWPLYLSTKNTILKKYDGRFKDIFEEIYQKDYKAQFLAAGIVYEHRLIDDMVASALKWNGNFVWACKNYDGDVQSDTVAQGFGSLGLMTSTLITPDGKVMEAEAAHGTVTRHYRDHQAGKPTSTNPIASIFAWTRGLEFRGKLDNNAELINFCHALEQVCVETVESGKMTKDLAVCIHGNKVNHGEHYLYTEEFLDALDVNLKSRLGN, encoded by the coding sequence GACCCGCATCATCTGGAAGTTTATTAAAGAAAAACTCATACTCCCATATTTGGATGTAGATATCAAATACTACGACCTTGGTATGGAATATCGTGACGAAACCAACGACCAAGTTACCATCGATGCAGCTAATGCAATCAGACAGTATGGTGTAGGAATTAAATGTGCTACCATCACCCCCGATGAAGCTCGTGTAGAAGAATTCAAATTGAAACAAATGTGGAAGAGCCCCAATGGCACTATCCGCAATATATTAGATGGTACCGTTTTTCGTGAGCCCATTTTGTGTAATAATGTTCCCCGTTTAGTTCCTAACTGGACAGCTCCTATATGTATCGGCCGTCACGCTTTTGGCGACCAGTATCGTGCAACCGATTTTGTAACTAAAGGAAAAGGAAAATTAACCGTAAAATTTGAAGGCGAAGATGGACAAGTTATCGAGCACGAAGTATATAACTTTAAAGGCGATGGTGTAGCATTAACTATGTATAATACCGACGAAAGTATTATAGGTTTTGCTCATTCATGTTTCAATACCGCATTGGCTAAAAAATGGCCTTTATATCTTTCAACCAAAAATACAATTCTTAAAAAGTATGATGGTCGTTTCAAAGATATTTTCGAGGAGATATATCAGAAAGACTATAAAGCACAATTCCTTGCAGCAGGCATTGTGTACGAGCATCGTTTAATTGATGATATGGTTGCCTCGGCACTTAAATGGAATGGTAACTTTGTATGGGCTTGTAAAAACTATGATGGCGATGTGCAAAGTGATACCGTTGCCCAAGGTTTCGGTTCATTAGGTTTAATGACTTCAACTTTAATAACTCCCGATGGAAAAGTAATGGAAGCAGAAGCTGCTCATGGTACAGTTACACGTCACTATCGCGATCACCAAGCAGGCAAACCAACTAGTACCAATCCTATAGCAAGCATCTTCGCGTGGACACGTGGACTTGAGTTCCGCGGCAAATTGGATAATAATGCGGAGTTAATTAATTTCTGTCATGCACTTGAGCAAGTGTGCGTAGAGACTGTAGAGAGTGGCAAAATGACCAAAGACCTAGCAGTTTGTATACATGGTAACAAAGTAAACCATGGCGAACACTATTTATATACCGAAGAATTTTTGGATGCATTGGATGTGAATTTGAAAAGCAGACTTGGGAATTAA
- a CDS encoding peroxiredoxin, which produces MSIRLGDEAPNFTAQTSMGEINFHEFLGNSWCVLFSHPADFTPVCTTELGMTAKLKDEFEKRNVKAIAVSVDPLESHIDWIKDINETQNCTVNFPIIADPEREVAMLYDMIHPNASEKTTVRSLFIIGPDKKVKLMIIYPASTGRNFDEVLRVIDSLQLTANYSVATPANWKYGEDVIIIPAVKDEDIPTKFPKGHTRIKPYLRTTPQPNL; this is translated from the coding sequence ATGTCAATTAGATTAGGAGATGAAGCTCCAAACTTTACCGCTCAAACTAGTATGGGCGAAATTAATTTCCACGAATTCCTCGGCAATAGCTGGTGCGTTTTATTTTCTCACCCTGCCGATTTTACACCTGTTTGTACCACAGAATTGGGAATGACTGCCAAATTAAAAGATGAATTTGAAAAGCGTAATGTAAAAGCTATTGCGGTGAGTGTTGATCCGCTTGAAAGCCACATCGATTGGATAAAAGACATTAACGAAACACAAAATTGCACGGTAAATTTCCCCATTATTGCCGATCCTGAGCGTGAAGTTGCCATGTTATATGATATGATTCATCCCAATGCCAGTGAAAAAACAACGGTACGTTCTTTATTTATTATTGGCCCCGACAAAAAAGTGAAATTGATGATTATTTATCCTGCATCAACAGGAAGAAATTTTGATGAAGTTTTACGCGTAATCGATTCATTGCAATTAACTGCAAACTATAGTGTTGCCACCCCTGCCAATTGGAAATATGGTGAAGATGTTATTATAATTCCTGCTGTAAAGGATGAAGATATTCCTACAAAATTCCCAAAAGGTCATACCCGTATTAAACCTTATCTGAGAACTACGCCGCAACCAAATTTATAA